The Amycolatopsis coloradensis sequence CTCCGGCGCGGCGCTGGTGGCCGCACTCGTCTGGATCACGTCCGCGCCGGGAGGTTGCCTTTCCTCACCACACGCGGTCAGGGTCAGGGCCACGACGGCGAGCAGGACGCCTGCGGTCGTGCGTTTCATGCTCGGTCCTTGCTGATCTCGTTCAGCCCGATGAGGGCGGCCTCGACGACCTCGTCGGCGGTCAGGTGGTCGGTCTCGATCTCGAACGTGGCGACCTCGCGGTACACCGGCAGGCGCGCGTCGAGGAGCGCCTTGTAGGTGGCGCGGGGGTTCACCCCGGCCAGCAGCGGGCGGGCGGTCGAGAGCCCGGCGCGCTGGACGCCCGCGGCCATCCCGACGTTGAGGAAGACCACGGTGTGCCCGGCGAGGCGTTCGCGGGTGCCCGGCGTGATCGGCGCTCCCCCGCCCAGCGAGAGGACGCCTTCGTGCTCGGCCAGTGCCTTCGCGACCATCTCCTCCTCCAGCGCGCGGAAGGCGGGCTCACCCTCCTCGGCGAAGATGTCGGTGATGGGCTTGCCCACGCTCGCGACGATGTCGTCGTCGCTGTCGCGGAAGGCGAGACCGAGCCGGGCGGCGAGCGCCGGGCCGACCGTGCTCTTGCCCGAGCCCGGCG is a genomic window containing:
- a CDS encoding shikimate kinase, which gives rise to MTPRAVIIGPPGSGKSTVGPALAARLGLAFRDSDDDIVASVGKPITDIFAEEGEPAFRALEEEMVAKALAEHEGVLSLGGGAPITPGTRERLAGHTVVFLNVGMAAGVQRAGLSTARPLLAGVNPRATYKALLDARLPVYREVATFEIETDHLTADEVVEAALIGLNEISKDRA